A stretch of the Panicum virgatum strain AP13 chromosome 9N, P.virgatum_v5, whole genome shotgun sequence genome encodes the following:
- the LOC120690317 gene encoding coatomer subunit gamma-1 produces MPRSLVGGDLAGPDMAQPYMKKDDDDEEVEYSPFFGIEKGAVLQEARAFHDPQLDVRRCSQVITKLLYLLNQGETFTKVEATEVFFAVTKLFQSSDAGLRRLVYLMIKEVSTSSDEVIIVTSSLMKDMNSKTDMYRANAIRVLCRIIDGTLLTQIERYLKQAIVDKNPVVASAALVSGIHLAQANPEIVKRWSNEVQEAVQSRAPLVQFHGLALLHQIRQNDRLAVSKLVSSLTRGSVRSPLAQCLLIRYTSQVMRESSMNTQTGDRPFFDFLESSLRHKSEMVILEAARKITEMDVTSRELAPAITVLQLFLSSSKPVLRFAAVRTLNKVAMTRPLAVTNCNVDLESLMSDTNRSIATLAITTLLKTGNESSVDRLMKQITNFMSDIADEFKIVVVEAIRSLCLKFPLKYRSMLNFLSNSLREEGGFEYKKAIVDSIITLISEIPDAKEIGLLHLCEFIEDCEFTYLSSQILHFLGNEGPRTSDPSRYIRYIHNRVILENATVRASAVSTLAKFGALVDTLKPRIFVLLRRCLFDTEDEVRDRATLYLQTLGGEVAIGNNEKDVKDFLFGSLDVPLANLEASLRTYEPSEEPFDISLVSREVRSLPLQEKKAPGKKAPATAAAPAPVSAVDAYQKMLSSIPEFAGFGRLFKSSEPVELTEAETEYAVNVVKHIYDSYVVLQYNCTNTIEEQLLEDVTVCVDASDAEEFSEICSKPLASLPYSSTGQIFVAFEKPERVPAVGKFLNLLKFTVKEVDTSTGEADEDGVEDEYQLEEFEVVAADYMLRVPVSNFRNAWENMDPESERVDEYGLGVRESLAEAVSAVINILGMQPCEGTEVVPKNARSHSCLLSGVFIGDVKVLVRLSFGLSGPNEVAMKLAVRSDDPEISDKIHEIVASG; encoded by the exons ATGCCTCGCTCCCTCGTCGGCGGTGACCTGGCGGGACCGGACATGGCGCAGCCGTACatgaagaaggacgacgacgacgaagaag TCGAGTATTCGCCATTCTTTGGGATTGAGAAGGGGGCTGTTCTGCAGGAGGCAAGGGCTTTCCACGATCCACAACTTGATGTCAGACGGTGCTCACAA GTTATCACCAAGCTGTTGTATTTGCTTAATCAAGGAGAGACATTCACAAAG GTTGAGGCCACCGAAGTCTTCTTTGCAGTAACAAAGTTGTTCCAGTCTAGTGATGCTGGTCTTAGGAGGCTAGTGTATTTAATGATCAAAGAGGTTTCTACATCATCAGATGAG GTCATCATAGTCACAAGCTCATTGATGAAAGATATGAACAGCAAGACGGATATGTACCGTGCCAATGCTATTAGAGTTCTTTGTAGAATAATTGATGGCACCCTACTTACTCAAATTGAGAGATATTTGAAGCAAGCTATTGTTGACAAAAATCCAGTGGTTGCTAGTGCTGCTCTTGTTAGTGGCATCCACCTTGCTCAG GCAAACCCAGAAATTGTGAAAAGATGGAGCAACGAAGTCCAGGAAGCTGTTCAATCAAGAGCTCCTCTTGTCCAGTTTCATGGTCTTGCTCTTCTTCACCAG ATCAGACAGAATGATCGTTTAGCTGTTAGCAAGCTAGTTTCTAGTTTGACAAGGGGATCCGTGCGTTCTCCTCTTGCACAATGTCTCCTGATTCGTTACACAAGTCAG GTTATGCGTGAGTCAAGCATGAACACACAAACTGGCGACCGTCCATTTTTTGATTTTCTGGAATCATCCCTCAGACATAAATCAGAAATGGTGATTTTAGAAGCTGCACGGAAGATAACTGAGATGGATGTTACAAGTCGTGAATTGGCACCGGCAATTACAGTGTTGCAGTTATTTTTGAGTTCATCCAAACCTGTGCTTCGATTTGCTGCTGTCCGGACTCTCAATAAG GTTGCCATGACACGCCCTCTGGCGGTGACAAACTGCAATGTGGACTTGGAGAGTTTGATGTCAGACACGAACAGGAGTATAGCAACCCTGGCAATCACTACTCTTCTTAAAACTGGCAATGAATCAAGTGTGGATCGCCTCATGAAACAGATTACCAATTTCATGTCTGACATAGCAGACGAATTCAAGATAGTTGTTGTAGAAGCTATCCGGTCTCTGTGCCTGAAGTTCCCGCTCAAATATCGCTCAAT GTTGAACTTTTTGAGCAACAGTTTGAGAGAAGAAGGGGGCTTCGAGTATAAAAAGGCCATAGTGGATTCCATAATTACTCTGATAAGTGAGATACCAGATGCCAAAGAAATTGGACTACTACATCTCTGTGAATTCATTGAAGACTGCGAATTCACATATCTTTCTAGTCAG ATATTGCATTTTCTGGGGAATGAAGGGCCAAGGACATCAGATCCAAGCAGGTACATTCGTTACATCCACAACCGTGTGATATTGGAAAATGCCACTGTTCGAGCTAGTGCTGTCAGCACGCTAGCAAAGTTTGGTGCCCTAGTTGATACACTCAAG CCTCGGATCTTTGTTCTCTTGCGACGATGCCTGTTTGATACTGAAGATGAG GTTCGTGATCGGGCTACACTCTATCTCCAAACTCTTGGTGGTGAAGTTGCCATTGGTAACAATGAGAAGGATGTGAAGGACTTCCTATTTGGATCTTTGGATGTGCCACTTGCCAACTTAGAAGCAAGCCTAAGAACCTAT GAACCTTCAGAGGAACCTTTTGACATTTCATTGGTGTCGAGGGAAGTCAGGTCGCTACCACTTCAAGAGAAGAAGGCCCCTGGAAAGAAGGCACCTGCTACTGCTGCCGCCCCTGCACCTGTTTCAGCTGTTGATGCTTATCAGAAGATGCTTTCATCCATTCCTGAGTTTGCTGGGTTTGGAAGGCTGTTCAAG TCCTCTGAACCGGTGGAGCTGACAGAGGCAGAAACTGAGTATGCTGTTAATGTGGTTAAGCACATTTATGACAGCTATGTTGTATTGCAGTACAATTGTACAAACACTATAGAAGAACAACTGTTAGAAGAT GTCACTGTTTGTGTTGACGCCTCAGATGCTGAGGAGTTTTCAGAAATTTGTTCAAAGCCTCTAGCAAGCTTGCCTTATAGTTCTACTGGGCAAATTTTTGTTGCTTTTGAAAAGCCGGAACGTGTACCTGCTGTTGGGAAATTTTTAAATTTGCTGAAGTTTACTGTTAAAGAG GTTGACACATCTACAGGGGAAGCTGATGAGGATGGTGTGGAGGATGAATACCAGTTAGAGGAGTTTGAAGTTGTTGCTGCTGATTATATGCTGAGGGTCCCTGTCTCCAACTTCAGGAATGCCTGGGAAAATATGGACCCAGAGAGTGAGCGTGTCGATGAGTATGGTCTTGGCGTTAGAGAGAGCTTGGCTGAGGCTGTCAGTGCTGTCATTAACATCCTTGGGATGCAGCCGTGTGAG GGCACCGAGGTTGTACCAAAAAATGCAAGATCACACTCCTGCCTGCTTTCTGGCGTGTTTATCGGTGATGTGAAGGTTCTAGTCAGGTTATCATTTGGGCTCAGTGGGCCTAATGAAGTGGCAATGAAGCTGGCTGTCAGATCAGATGACCCTGAAATCAGTGACAAGATTCACGAGATTGTTGCCAGTGGATAG